A single genomic interval of Aquipuribacter sp. SD81 harbors:
- a CDS encoding sugar ABC transporter ATP-binding protein translates to MPGAPEVVLRMQGIVKTFPGVRALDGVDLEVRAGEVHCLLGQNGAGKSTLIKVLAGAHAPTEGTIEWQGKPFEITSPVAALGAGIATMYQELDVVDGLTVAENVYLGHELSAGGVTRRREANKRTAETLARLGHSEISPSREVGTLSAAGKQVVSMARALSHHARLIIMDEPSAVLDSEEVENLFRVVRELTADGVAVLYISHRLEEIREIGDRITVLKDGSSVASNLEVADTPTPELIKLMTGRNVEQVFPPRPRIPDDAPELLRVEGLGLRGEFSDVSFTVRAGEVVGLAGLVGSGRSEILETVYGARRATAGTVHVGDKQMRRGSVDSAVKAGVGLAPEERKSMGLLLDEPVYRNITLSTFARQAKASMLDERAERRVAVEQIEALDLRPRDPDRPIRTLSGGNQQKAMLARWLVHGCRVLLLDEPTRGVDVGARAEIYALVARLAEAGNAVVVVSSEIEEVLGLSHRVLVVDDGKVLHEGPADQIDEHGVLALVMEGTAA, encoded by the coding sequence ATGCCCGGGGCGCCCGAGGTGGTCCTGCGGATGCAGGGGATCGTGAAGACGTTCCCCGGCGTACGGGCCCTCGACGGCGTCGACCTCGAGGTACGGGCCGGCGAAGTGCACTGTCTTCTGGGGCAGAACGGTGCCGGCAAGTCCACCTTGATCAAGGTGCTCGCCGGAGCGCACGCCCCCACCGAGGGGACGATCGAGTGGCAGGGGAAGCCGTTCGAGATCACGTCCCCCGTCGCCGCCCTCGGGGCCGGCATCGCCACCATGTACCAGGAGCTCGACGTCGTCGACGGCCTCACCGTCGCCGAGAACGTCTACCTCGGGCACGAGCTGTCCGCGGGCGGCGTCACCCGCCGCCGCGAGGCCAACAAGCGCACCGCGGAGACCCTCGCGCGGCTCGGGCACAGCGAGATCTCGCCGAGCCGCGAGGTCGGCACGCTGTCGGCCGCGGGCAAGCAGGTCGTGAGCATGGCCCGGGCCCTCAGCCACCACGCGCGGCTCATCATCATGGACGAGCCGTCCGCGGTGCTGGACTCCGAGGAGGTGGAGAACCTCTTCCGCGTCGTTCGCGAGCTCACCGCCGACGGGGTGGCCGTCCTCTACATCTCCCACCGCCTGGAGGAGATCCGCGAGATCGGCGACCGGATCACCGTCCTCAAGGACGGCAGCTCGGTGGCGTCGAACCTCGAGGTCGCCGACACCCCCACGCCGGAGCTCATCAAGCTCATGACGGGCCGCAACGTCGAGCAGGTCTTCCCGCCCCGCCCGCGCATCCCCGACGACGCCCCCGAGCTGCTCCGCGTCGAGGGCCTCGGCCTGCGCGGGGAGTTCTCCGACGTGTCGTTCACGGTGCGCGCGGGCGAGGTCGTCGGCCTCGCCGGGCTCGTCGGCTCCGGCCGCTCGGAGATCCTCGAGACCGTCTACGGCGCGCGCCGCGCGACCGCCGGCACGGTGCACGTCGGGGACAAGCAGATGCGGCGCGGCTCGGTGGACTCGGCCGTCAAGGCCGGGGTCGGTCTCGCCCCCGAGGAGCGCAAGAGCATGGGCCTGCTGCTCGACGAGCCCGTCTACCGCAACATCACGCTGTCGACCTTCGCCCGCCAGGCCAAGGCCTCGATGCTCGACGAGCGCGCCGAGCGGCGCGTCGCGGTCGAGCAGATCGAGGCCCTCGACCTGCGCCCCCGCGACCCCGACCGTCCGATCCGGACCCTCTCGGGCGGCAACCAGCAGAAGGCGATGCTCGCGCGCTGGCTCGTGCACGGGTGCCGCGTGCTCCTGCTCGACGAGCCCACCCGCGGCGTCGACGTCGGCGCCCGCGCGGAGATCTACGCCCTCGTGGCCCGCCTCGCCGAGGCCGGCAACGCGGTGGTCGTGGTGTCGAGCGAGATCGAGGAGGTGCTCGGTCTCTCCCACCGGGTCCTCGTCGTGGACGACGGCAAGGTCCTGCACGAGGGACCGGCCGACCAGATCGACGAGCACGGTGTGCTCGCCCTCGTCATGGAAGGAACAGCCGCGTGA